In the Nitrospirales bacterium LBB_01 genome, one interval contains:
- a CDS encoding flagellar basal body-associated FliL family protein: MSKEEQDEEQLEGPQPKKKLNIKQLIIFAGIAVVLVGAGYIGYNKFLKKHDDTAGEPEKKVEEKVEKKEKKAHKEPKKEGHDTSAILPLEPFVVNLVDAGRYMKITVQIEIPDKKMEAAMKEKLPILRDAILILLSSKTLESISGPDGKLMLKDEMLARVNQALGEDLITNVYFTDFVVQ, encoded by the coding sequence ATGTCAAAAGAAGAGCAAGATGAAGAACAGTTAGAAGGTCCTCAACCGAAGAAGAAGTTAAATATAAAGCAGCTTATAATCTTTGCTGGCATTGCCGTTGTATTGGTGGGAGCAGGTTATATAGGTTATAACAAGTTTCTGAAAAAACATGACGATACAGCAGGAGAACCTGAAAAAAAGGTAGAGGAAAAAGTAGAAAAGAAAGAAAAGAAGGCACACAAAGAGCCTAAAAAAGAGGGACATGATACAAGCGCTATTCTGCCGCTTGAACCATTTGTCGTAAATCTCGTTGATGCCGGCAGATATATGAAAATAACCGTGCAAATAGAAATACCGGATAAGAAAATGGAGGCTGCAATGAAGGAAAAGCTGCCTATCCTCAGAGACGCTATCCTTATCCTTTTGAGTTCTAAAACACTGGAGTCTATATCGGGGCCTGATGGCAAACTAATGTTAAAAGACGAAATGCTTGCTCGTGTTAATCAAGCGCTAGGAGAGGATTTGATAACCAATGTTTACTTTACAGACTTTGTGGTGCAATAA
- a CDS encoding aminopeptidase P family protein: MQGQRTINTDRIGRLRELLKERAVGALLVINLANIRYLTGFSGSSGFLLISKHGDFFFTDFRYKEQTQTEVSGAEIVITENDSVGFITNFMKEKLKLEEFYIEDTITLRQYQEFGKEHRVSAVKDVVEVLREQKDAYELKMIGKAVERAERALIEVKPYIRPGITEREIALRLEENLKAAGVRKLPFDTIVASGANTAIVHAKPTEKTLAPGDFVLIDWGGECEGYCSDMTRTFLLHGDNLTKKREIYDFVKIANALGRASVAAGKIAAEIDTITRDSITKAGFGEHFGHSTGHGVGLDVHEAPYIRNYNTQTVIQEGMVFTIEPGIYIGGMGGVRIEDMVVVEKNNCKTLTTLPRELEIL, translated from the coding sequence ATGCAGGGCCAGCGTACAATTAACACTGACCGCATCGGGAGATTACGGGAATTGCTTAAGGAGCGGGCAGTCGGTGCTCTATTGGTTATAAATCTTGCTAACATCCGGTATCTAACCGGTTTTAGCGGCTCAAGCGGATTTTTGTTGATTAGCAAACACGGGGATTTCTTTTTTACCGATTTCCGGTACAAAGAGCAAACTCAGACGGAGGTATCCGGTGCAGAAATTGTAATAACTGAAAACGACAGTGTTGGTTTTATCACAAACTTTATGAAGGAAAAACTTAAGTTAGAGGAATTTTATATTGAAGATACAATCACCTTAAGACAGTATCAGGAGTTTGGTAAAGAGCACAGGGTGAGCGCCGTAAAAGACGTGGTAGAGGTGTTACGTGAACAGAAGGATGCCTATGAGCTTAAGATGATAGGCAAGGCGGTGGAGCGGGCAGAGCGGGCACTGATTGAGGTGAAGCCTTACATCCGTCCGGGAATCACAGAGCGGGAAATAGCACTGCGGCTTGAGGAAAATTTAAAAGCTGCCGGAGTGCGAAAACTCCCCTTTGACACAATCGTTGCCTCTGGAGCAAACACAGCCATAGTTCATGCCAAACCCACGGAGAAAACATTAGCGCCCGGCGATTTTGTGCTGATAGATTGGGGCGGTGAGTGTGAGGGATACTGTTCTGACATGACAAGGACATTTCTATTACATGGAGATAATCTCACAAAAAAGCGTGAAATATACGATTTCGTAAAGATAGCTAACGCACTTGGGCGTGCCTCAGTCGCTGCCGGCAAAATTGCCGCCGAAATTGACACAATCACAAGAGATTCAATCACAAAGGCTGGATTTGGCGAACATTTTGGACATTCCACAGGTCACGGCGTAGGGCTTGACGTCCATGAAGCCCCCTACATCAGAAATTACAACACGCAGACAGTCATTCAAGAGGGGATGGTCTTTACCATAGAGCCAGGCATATACATAGGCGGCATGGGCGGCGTCAGAATAGAAGATATGGTCGTGGTAGAAAAAAATAATTGTAAAACTTTAACTACATTGCCAAGAGAGCTTGAAATACTTTAA